AAGGGTGCCGGACACCGATGAGTCTCGTCGTCCGCGACGGTCCGAAGAGTGCGAGAGTGAAGCGGACGGAAGCGAGGGTGACCGTGTTTGTCCTGATTCCCGGTGCCGGTGGTGCGGCCTGGTACTGGCACCGTGTGGTGTCCGAGCTGCGCGCCCGGGGGCACGAGGCGCTCGCCGTCGATCTGGACGGCGCGGACGAATCCTCCGGGTTGCCCGAGTACACCGACGCGGTGGTGGCGGCGATCGGCGGTCGTGGCGGGGTCGTCCTGGTGGCCCAGTCCATGGGCGGCTTCACGGCGCCCATGGTGTGCGCCCGCGTCCCGGTCGGCCGGCTGGTGTTCGTCAACGCGATGATCCCGCTGCCGGGCGAGACACCCGGGCAGTGGTGGGGTGCCACGGGATCGGAGGCTGCCCGGGTCGCGGCGGCCGAGGCGGGTGGGTACTCGACCGAGATGGACCTCGACACCTATTTCCTGCACGACGTCCCGGCGGAGGTCGCCGCGGGCGGGGCCGAGCACGAACGGCCGGAGGCCGAGATCGCCTTCGGCCAGCCCTGTGCCGTCGAGCGGTGGCCGGATGTGCCGACCCGGGTGCTCGCGGGCGCCGAGGACCGGTTCTTCCCGGCGGAGTTCCAGCGCCGGGTGGCCCGCGAGCGTCTCGGTGTCGACGTCGAGACCGTCCCGGGCGGTCACCTGGCCGCGCTGTCGCACCCGGGGCCTCTCGTCGACCGTCTGCTCGGCCGGACACCCTGACGGGCGGACCGCCACCCCGCACCTCCCTCGGCTCCCCCTCCCCCCGACGGCCACCATGAACCCGCCGCAGGGCGGTCCGGCAGGCCGACCGCAGCGATTCGTATCCATCGCGCGCGAACGTCGTTGAAATGGTCGTCGCGCTGCCACCCCCGAGGACGCGCGACAGGTGAGGGCCCGAAATCCCCGCCCGGTCTCGGGCCCTCACTCCTCTCCTCCGTGCCCCTTCGCAGGTCGCGGCGGTCTCCTCGCGGCGCCTTCGCCCATGGCTTGCCAACGTTGTCGTGGATGACTGGTCTACACCCTTGACTGGTACAGACCAAAGCGGTTGAGTGTGGCAGCACACCCCCCACCGCGGCCGCTCCGGAAGCCGTGGCGCCGGCCAACATCGGCGCGTGCACGCGAGGTTGATCCTTGCCTTCCGGTGCGGCCCTGCCGTGCAAAGGAATTGCTCCTGTGTCGAAACGACGCGTGTCTTCCCTCTTGGCCGCCCTCCTGATCGGAACCGCGGCACCCGTGCTGCTGCCGGCCACCGACGCCTCCGCCGCGTCCTGTTCGAGCTACCCGAGCTGGGTGGCCGGCACGTCGTACGTCACCGGCAACATCGTCCGGTACACCGACGGCAAGGCCTACATAGCGGAACACGACAACCCGGGCTACGACCCCGTCATCAGCACCTGGTTCTGGGAGCCCTACGCCTGCGACAGCGGTCCGACCAACCCCTCCGAGGGCTTCGTCGTGAGCGAGTCGCAGTTCAACCAGATGTTCCCGAACCGGAATTCGTTCTACACCTACAGCGGGCTCAAGGCCGCGCTGAGCGCCTACCCCGGCTTCACCAACACGGGCAGCGACACGGTCAAGAAGCAGGAGGCCGCGGCCTTCCTCGCCAACGTGAACCACGAGACCGGCGGGCTGGTCTACGTGGTGGAGCAGAACACCGCCAACTACCCCACGTACTGCGACTGGAGTCAGTCGTACGGGTGCCCGGCGGGCCAGTCGGCGTACTACGGGCGCGGCCCGATCCAGCTCAGCTGGAACTTCAACTACAAGGCGGCGGGCGACGCCCTCGGCATCGACCTGCTGGGCAACCCCTGGCTGGTCCAGAACGATTCGGCCGTGGCCTGGAAGACCGGTCTCTGGTACTGGAACACGCAGTCGGGCCCCGGCAGCATGACCCCGCACAACGCGATGGTCAACGGAGCGGGCTTCGGCCAGACCATCCGCAGCATCAACGGGTCGCTGGAGTGCGACGGCAGGAACCCCTCGCAGGTGCAGAGCCGCGTGGACGCCTACCAGCGCTTCTCGTCGATCCTCGGCGTGACCCCGGGCGGCAACCTCTACTGCTGATCCGGCACGTGGGATCGCTCCGGCGTCACACCTGACCCACCGCTTCGGCGCCCGCCGACCTCGACGAAGGCCGGCGGGCGCCGTCGCGCGAACACGATGGGACGACGATCACGCCAGGGGCCTACCGCCCGCCCCTTTCGCTCGCTTCCCGTCGCAGCCAGTCCTCAAGGGTGACGAAATCCCTTTCGGTGAGGCCCTGTCGGGGATCGACACGGTGGAGCAGGGCCGCCCCGCGATGGCGTTCGTCGACCCAGGCCCGGTCGACGTCGGTGATCTCGTCGTCGACCCAGACGAAGGCCCGTCCGGCCGCCCGGTCCACAAGGGCGCGCGTCTTCCAGTGCAGCCCCCTCCGCTCGTCCTGCTCGTCGACGGCGGACGGCTCCGGCCAGACCATCACGGGCAGCTCCGGCAGACCGAGAAGCGGTGCCACGCAGGCGTTCGCGTCGTCCATCCAGGTCGTCGCCCAGATCAGTTCGCACGGAAGGGCGGCCAGCCGACGCCCGTGCTCGGGATCGATCCGGGCGAGCAGGGGGTTCGCATGTCCGCCCGCGTACGTGAGGCCGTGCTCGTGGGTCCGGTACGACGAGGGCGCGGCGCCGAAGGGGATGAGGGGTCCGTCGACGTCGAGGAAGAGGAGTGGGTGGGGCGGCTGGGGCGGGGAACCGGGCATGGCCGCAGGTTAGTGGCGCGGCCGGGGCGCAGCGGCGTGGCCCGTCGTTCGGGGGATGTCGACGGGCCACGCCTTCTTTCACGGTCCCACGGACAGGACGAATATGCGCGCATTGCGGGCAAACCGGCTATCCCGTCCCGTGCGGGACACCATGGCACCCGGACCGCGGCCGTGAGGTCAGGAGACGGCCACCACCACGTTGAACCACGGGGTGCTGAGCGATCGCAGCAGGGAGTCCAGCTTCTGGAGGTCGAGTCGGTAGGTGCCGGCGGCCAGGACGCCGCCACCCGGCAGGGGCCCGAGCGGCAGGTGGCGACCGTTGGCGACGCCGGAGCGGTTGTACGTCCACAGCCCCGCGCCGGTGTGCATGACCGTGTACGGCCCCCTGCTGAGGGACGGGTTGACGGCGGACCGCTGGCCGGCGCTGAGGGCGAAGGACGCGCCCGCATAGGAGGGGACACGAGCGGGACGGGTGAGAGTGAAGCTGAAGTACCGGTTGGCGTAGCCCGCGCCGGACGTCAGTGGCGGGCAGTTGACGGCGACCACGGTCCTGCCGGTCACGTTCCCCAGGGCGAGGCGGTGACTGTAGGAAACGTTGCCGGGGAGACGGCGGCAGTCGTAACGGTAGGTCGCCGCCGAGGCCGGTGCGGCAAGCACCAGCGTCGAGACGACGGCGGCCGCCGCCGGACCCACCCGGCGCACCTGTCGGGCGAGGTACGCCCTGGTCAGTGGCCTGTGTGCGCACCCCCTTCGCAGGCCCGGACACCCCCGGGCCCCTCGTGAACACGGGCGTGCGAGGACACGCCCGCCCAACCGACGCGGTGCGCGGGGCAAGCCGCCACCGGCGGGTTCGTGGCCGACCTTAGGCCGGTGGCCCGCGGCCCGTCGGGCGGTGATCGATGCTCTGACGGAAGAGATCACTCTTGGCGTTGCGTGAGGAGGTCCGGCACGACAAGAACCGGGATTCGCCCCCTCCTGACTCCGGGAGACCGGCCTCCCGGATGCGGAAGGGAGGGGCTCGGCGCGGATGCCCGTCGGGAGGGAGGTCCGGGGCTACTGTGCGGTCCTGACGAACCGTCACGAAAGGATCTTGCTGTGGGCTCTCGTCTCAACCCCTACATCAGCTTCTCCGGTGATGCCAGGCAGGCCATGACCTTCTACCAGGACGTCTTCGGCGGTGAACTGACCGTGCACGAGTTCGGCGCCTTCGGCTCCGACGCGCCTCCCGGGTACGCCGACAAGGTCATGCACGGCATGCTGGAGGCCCCGAACGGCTTCGTTCTCATGGGGGCCGACGTCCCGCCCGGCATGGAGCGGCGCACGGGCAACAACTTCGCGGTGAGCCTGAGCGGCGACGACGCCGGTGAGCTGAGCGGCTACTGGGAGAAGCTGTCCGCGGGCGGCACGGTGGCGGTCGCGCTGGAGAAGCAGATGTGGGGCGACACGTTCGGCATGTGCACGGACCGCTTCGGTGTCGACTGGATGGTCAACATCGCCGGATCGCCCGGCGCCTGACGCCTCCCCGCGGAACCGGCTCGGGGTGTGCGGTGCGGCCGGCGAAGTCCCACCGCACACCCCGTTGCTCCTCGCGACAACAGGCCGGAGATCAGCTCAGCTTCCGGCACAGCAGAGCGGCAGGGCCCGGGCGCGATCCCAGGCGCGTGGTGAAGGCGATTCCGGCCGCGTACTCGTCGTCCGCGCACTGGCCCTTGTAGTCGCCGGAGGCGAAGTCTCCGCCGGAGGCACTGGCAGGCCGGTTGTCGGAGCGGTCGAACCACACCGTTCGCCCGGCTCCCGCGAGCGCGTGGGCCGCCGGTACGCAGAGCGCGGCAGACGTCCGGCCACCGCGGCGGCTGTATCCGACCAGGAAGTCGCCGGCCGGACACTGGAGTTTGGTGTAGCCGGACGCCCAGTCGCCGCCCTGGGGAACATGGCGCTCGTCGGTGACGACGGTCTGGGTGTCCCCCGCCGCGCGGAGGTCGCCGGCGGTCACGTCGGTGCACAGCGCGCGCACCCCGCTGTGGCCCAGCCCGATCAGCCGTTCACCGTCGGGACAGGCGGCCTTGGACGCACCGGAGTCCCAGTCGCCGCCCGCTCGCACCCGGAGTGACTGCACCTGGTCGCCGTGGTCGGTGGCGAGCATGTCCCAGCCGGGAACCGGAGCGACGGAGCCGGTGCGCGACGGTGCGTTCATGAGTCTGTTCCACGCGGCCGCGCGCCAGTCGTCCTGGTCGAGGACGCCGTGGCGGTCGCCCGCCGTGCCGTACCGCAGGAGCGACCAGTCGTCGTGCCCGTCCCAGCCGACGAGGGGCCAGTAGGCGAAGTCGGCGTCGTGGTCGGCGAAGTAGTCGGTGATGTTGCCGAACCATGCGCGGGCGGCGGTTCCGGTCTCGCCCGCGCCGATTCCGAACTCGCTGATCCACACCGGCGCGGTGAAGTGCTGGTTCGCTTCGTCGGAGACGAAGAACGCCTGGTCATGCAGTACTTGGGCGAGTTGGTCGCGCGTGAGGTCCTGATAACGGGCGTCGTGGGTCTCGCCGATGCCGGTGGCGCCGCTGTGCCGGGGGCCGGTGTAGCCGTAGAAGTGGGCCGAGTACACCAGTTTGTGCGGGGCGACGAGGGTATGGGACAGGGTACGGGCGGGGGTGAGGGTGGGACGGCCGTGCGGGAGTCCGTCGACCGGCAGGCCGGTCCAGTTGATCCCTTCGATGACGACGAGGAGGTCGGGGTCGGCCTCGGTGAGGATGCGGTCGGCGGCGAGTTGCGCCGCCGCGTACCAGTCGTGGGCTTCGCCCAGGCCCCAGTTGGGGTCGTCCAGGACGTCACGGCGGACCTCGTTGTAGAGGTCGGCGCCGACGACCCGCGGGTCGTCGGCGTACCGTCGGGCCATGAAGACCCAGTCGTCGGTCCACTGCTGGGTCGACTGACCGCTGTTCCACCGCTCGTTGCCGTCGATGCCGCAGCACCAACGCGACGTGTTGGTGTGGTTGTTGAGGACGACCGCGAACCCGCTCCGGGTGAGGGCGGTGACGACGGCGTCGTAGACCTGCAAAGGTGTCTTTCCGCGGAGTTCCGGGTTGGCCGTGACGGCGACGTCGGGGACGGGCGCGGTCGCGTGGATCATCTCGTTGGAGAACGGCAACCGGACGCTGTTGATGCCGAGTTGGCGGAAGTCGCCGAGCAGGCGGGGCAGGGGTACGCGGTCCAGCCCGAGGGGGATGCCGTGGGAGTTCTGGCCCGCGTGGTGGTTGGCCGGGTCGTCGGTGCTGCCGCTTCCCGTCCAGGAGCCTTGCGCGCCGTCCCAGTTGGCCGACTTCATGCGGAAGCGCTTCCCGTCGGCGTCGACGACGTAGCGCCCCCGCGTGGACAGCGGTGGCTGCCAGGTGTCGGCCGTCGCCTCGACGGCCGGAGCCGCCGATGCCGCCGAGGAGACAGCGGGGGCGGCGACCGCCCCGGGAGCGGTGGCGAGCAGCAGAAGTACCGCGCTCGCTAATGTCAGGTACTTGCCAAACCGAAGTGTGGGCATCGGACCTCGGGTGCCTGGAGGGGGGTGGGCGCCCGAGCCTAGCGGGACGACCCGGCCGGGGCGATGGTGCTACCCGGACGCGGGGACGGTACCGCGATACGCCTACGGGCCTACCCGTGCGCACAGCACGCCTCAGAGCTCGCGCACCGGACGTGCCGGGTTGCCGACGGCCACGACATCGGCGGGGATGTCCCTGGTGACCACCGCTCCGGCGCCGATGACGCTGTTGTCGCCGATGGTCACACCCGGGCACACGATGACTCCGCCGCCGAGCCAGACGTTGTTCCCGATGGTGATGGGGCGGGCGGCTTCGAGCTTGTCCCGGCGCGGCTGCGGCTCCAAGGGGTGCGTGGGGGTGAGGAGTTGGACGTTCGGGCCGAGCTGGCAGTCGTCCCCGATGATGATCGGCGCCACGTCCAGCGCGGTGAGGTGGTAGTTGACGAAGGTGCGTGCCCCGATGGTGATGTTGCTGCCGTAGTCGACGTACAGCGGCGGTCGCAGGTCGACCTCCTCGCCGACGGAGCCGAGCAGTTCGGCCAGGATCGGCCGGGAGCCGACGGCGTCCTCCAGGTAGGCGGCCTGGTAATGGGCGGCCAGGCGCATGGCGCGCTGCTGTCGCTTCGCGATCTCCGGGTCGTCGGCGATGTAGAGGTCGCCCGCGAGCATGCGTTCCAGGTTCGAGCGGGGATCGTCGGCGAAGTAGTCAGGCGGCATGCGGACGAACGTACACGCCGGGGGCCCTGCCGAAGGAGAGCGCCTCGGGTGCTCCCGGCGCCCGGGCGGGCCCGGTCAGGATGCCTCGGCCGCCGCGCGCACCTCGTCGGCGAGTGCCTTGTCCAGGGCGGCGTGCACGAGTCCGTCGGCGAGGCGGGGCAGCTCGTCCGCGGTGACGAGGCCGCTCAGCCTGCGCGGCGAGACGGGCAGCCCGAGCCTGCGGGCCCCGTCCTGCGCCTTGCCGTCGATGTACGGCGCGAACTCGGGCCACACGCCCTGCACGGCTCGCAGGAAGATGTCGGCCCCCGTCGGCCCGATACCGGGGACGTCCTGCAGGGCCTTCTTCGGGTCCGCCTCTTCGCGCAGTCGGCGCAGGTCGCCTCCGTAGCGCTCCAGCAGCAGGTCGGCTCCCTCGCCGAGCTGTGTCGAGGTCCGCTCGTCGTAGCGCCGGTAACCGCCTTCCCCGAGGGCGTCGACGCGTTGCTGCCAGGAGGCTTCGGCCATGGACCGCGCGTCGCGCAGGCCGGCGGCGAACAGGGCCCTGGCCGCGGCCACCGCGATGTCGGCCCTGATGCGCGCACTGAGCAGCAGGGCGAGGACGAGGGTCTGATAGAGGGGCGCCGGTGTGTCGCGCAGGCGGATGCCGGCGTCGGCCGCATACGTGCGCGGCTGGAGTTGTAGCAGGGCGCGCGCCAGCGCGGCGTCGGACGGAGCACTCGACGTCTTGTCGGACCTCGTGCCCGCCTTGGTCTTCGTTCCGGTCTTCGACTTCGTGTCGGTGTTCGACTTCGTGTCGGTCTTGGTGCTCATGGTCGGGCTCCTGACGGAGAGACGCCGAGAGTTCAGGGCCGGCGGGCCGTCCGTTCCCGTCGTCGGCGCCGGGTCACGACCAGCAGGTCCACGGCCGCCAGCAGGGCGAGCGCGGCACACACCGCGGCGAGCACTACAAGGGCACCACTGCTCGGGGTGTCACCGGGGCCGGACGTGCCGGCCCACACGCCGAACAGCACGGCCGCCGCGACGAACAGGGGCAGGAAGATCCCGGACAGCAGAAGGCGCAGGCGCAGCGGACTCCGGGCGGTACGCGGTTCGGTACCCGTACGCGGCGTGTGTCTGCCGACGACGCCCGAACGGGACCGGGGGACGGGCTCGACCGGCCGTCCTTGGTCGTCGTCCGCCACCATGCGCCTCCTCAGCCCGGCCAGGGTGCTCGCCCGCCTCGTCGTCCTTGTCGCGTAGCCCTCCCTCGCCATACCAAACCGGCACCGGCCCGACATTTTCCTCAGGTGGTGGTGTGATCCGGATGCCCGCCCGTCCGGCGCTTCTCCTTCAGCTCGGCCTCGAACAGGTGGTCCACTCCGTCGGCGAGTTCCCCGCGGATCTCGGCCTCGACGTCCTTGAACGGTTCGTAGTACGTGGCGTTGTAGGCCTCGACGATCTGGAACGTCCAGTGGCCGGGGATGACGTTGCGTCCCACGATGTCCCGCTCGACGCGGTCGGCCCATGCGGCGTGGCCCGCTTCGCGGAGCAGCCTCACCGCACGGTCCAGTTCGAAGTCGGCGCCTCCCGTCAGCTGATGGAACGCGTACAGGTGCCCGCGGGCCCGTTCGGTCGTCTCCAGCGCCTTCGACAGCGCCCCGAGGGCCTCCACCGTGGCGTCCGAGACACCGCTGGGGCGCTGGTGCACGGGGGTGTCGCCCGTGTCGTGTTCGTTCATGGATCCATGGTGTCCCGATCGGCGCGGTCCTCACCTGCCGACGCCCGATCGGGCCCCTGTCCCCTGCGGCTACGGCCCGACGGCCCACCGGCCGTCCCGGTGACCGTCGAACGCGCTCACAGTGGGGTGCGCTCGGCCTCCCGGGGAAGGGCCGCCGTCGCCCGTGCGGCGGGGCCCGCCGTCACGGTGCGGCGGACGTGGACCGGTGGGGCGGCCGCCGTCGCCAGGTAGGCGTGCGCCCTCGTGAGCGCGTCGGCGATCTCGCGGGTTCCCGTGGACACGCAGAGCGTGTACGCGAGGTCCCGCAGCCGCGGGCCGGGGGCCGTGACCCCGGCGAGCGTCTCCTCGGCCAGGAGCGTCTCGTACTCCTCGACGAGCCGGTGCAGGGCGGTGGGGAGGGGCATCAGCATCGGTGCGGCTCCTTGCGTGCGGACGACGGTGTCATGAGGTGGACCGACTGCGGGAGAACTGCCCGAGGGCTTCGTCGCGGACCTGGGCGCAGCTGCGGGTGATGAGGCGCGACACGTGCATCTGAGAGATGCCGAGGCGGTCGGCTATCCCACTCTGCGTCATGTCCTCGAAGAAGCGCATGTACAGGATGGCCCGCTCCCGCTCCGGCAGCCTGCGCAGTTCGTTCTTGGCGGCCTCGCGGTCCACGACGACGTCGAACGAGGAGTCGGACTCGCCCAGCGTGTCACCGAGGCTGTATCCGTCGTCGCCGGTGGCGAGTTCCGCGTCCAGGGAGAGCGTGCTGAAGCTCTCCAGTGCTTCGAGGCCGGCGGCGACCTCCTCCTCGGTGAGTCCCGTGTGGGCGGCGAGCTCCGCCGGAGTGGGTTCCTTGGTGCCGGGGCGCTCGAGGAGGTCGCGGCGTGCCACACGCACCCGGTTGCGCAGGTCCTGAACCCGGCGCGGTACGCGCAGGGCCCACATCCGGTCCCGGAAGTGGCGCTTCACCTCGCCGGTGATGGTGGGCACCGCATAGCTCTCGAAGGCGCCCCGGGCCGGGTCGAACCGGTCGACCGCCTTGACCAGCCCGAGCGCCGCGACCTGGCGCAGGTCCTCCATGGCCTCACCGCGGTCGCGGAAACGGCCGGCGATCCGATGGGCCATGGGCAGCCAGAGGGCCACCAGCTCGTCGCGTACGGCGTCGCGCTCGGGGCCGTCGTCCAGCGCCACCAGCCGCTCGAAGAGCGCGGTGGCCTCGGGGGAATCATCATGGTGACGGCGCGCCGCCACGGAGAGCGGGACGGAGGCGTCGTGCGTCTGCGGACGGGCGGTGGTCATGTGTGTGGGCACGCGGATTCGCTCCTGAACGGGAGTCTCAGGACACGCCCGGGACGTACTCCGGGCGCGACCCGATCGGAAGTCTGGGTCACCGCGCGAGGAGTTGTCCGGCCCACGACGAGGTCGCAGCCGGCCAGGGAGATCCCCGCGCGGCTTGCGCCTCCAGTCCGAAGCACGAACGTCCGGGTTCCCCGGCGTCCCACCCGCAAACGCCGCGTTCGCCTCCGAGGACGGGCCGTGCTCGGTGGCGCGCGTTCCGCGAACGCGTCACCGCGACTCCCCCACGCGGCCCCGGCACCCTTTGTCACCGGCGCGGGGACAGGCCCGGGGGGGTACTCCGAACGGGACGGCGTGGGCACCTGAGGGCCAGGGGCCGTCCGCCGGAAAGGGAGCAAGGGATGGCTGACCACGACGCCTTGGGGCGCTATCGCGGCAAACGCGACTTCACTCGGACCGGGGAACCCCGGGGCGGCGGAGCGGGCGGGGACGAGGAGCCGCACTTCGTCGTACAGATCCACGACGCCCGCCGCCTGCACTTCGACTTCCGCCTCCAGGTCGGGGATGTACTGAAGTCCTGGGCCGTCCCGAAGGGACCTTCGACGGATCCGAAGGACAAGCGGCTCGCCGTGCCCACCGAGGACCATCCTTTGGAGTACGAGGACTTCGAGGGGGTGATCGCCCGGGGCGAGTACGGCGGCGGAACGGTCATCGTCTGGGACCACGGCACCTACCGGCCGCGCAGCCACGACCGCCGCGGCAAGCCCGTACCGTTCGACGAATCCCTCGACCACGGACACGCCACCTTCTGGCTCAACGGTTCGAAGCTGCGCGGCGAGTACGCCCTGACCCGGTTCCGCGGCGGCGAGGACGGCGGGGACGAGGAGGCCTGGCTGCTGGTGAAGGCGAAGGACGACCACGCCGAGACCGGCCACGGGACGCCCGACCCGCACCGCGCCCGCTCGGCACACAGCGGACGCACGCTGCGCCAGGTCGCGGACGAGGCCGCGGAGTCATAAGAGACCTCCGCGCCACGCCGGCCCGGAAGCAGGGTCTGCCGCCGTCCGGACCGGTCCCGAGCGGCGCAGCCTGTTCGGCCGTACGCCAATGGCCCGGAAAGTGTGGTTTGTGCCAACCTGAACACAGCACCGACCGGGTGAACGGCACGGGCCGTCGTCCGAACGTCCCTCACAGAGGCGAGGCCTGACATGAATTCCGGCTCGGCACGCGGCACAGCCCCTCCGCCCGACCGTCATGAATCGGAGATCACCCTGCGGGTGAACGGCGCACCGCACACGCTCACCGTCGACCACCGCTCGGTCCTCCTGGACGTCCTGCGTGAGCGTCTCGGTCTCGTCGGCGCGAAGAGAGGGTGTGATCACGGCCAGTGCGGCGCCTGTACGGTCCTGGTCGACGACCGGCGGGCCAACAGCTGTCTGCTGCCCGCCGTGGCCCAGGACGGGTGCCGGATCACCACGATCGAGGGGCTGTCCGGGGACTCCGAGGATCTGCATCCGCTGCAGCGCGCCTTCGTCGACCGCGATGCCCTGCAGTGCGGTTACTGCACCCCGGGCCAGATCTGCAGTGCCGTGGGCGCGCTCGGCGAGGCGGAGGCGGGGCATCCCTCGCACGTCACGGACCCGGCCTCGCCTTCCGGCCGTTCGGTCCCGATGGGCCGGGACGAGATCCGTGAGCGGATGAGCGGAAACCTCTGCCGGTGCGGCGCCTATCCGCACATCGTCGAAGCCATCGAGGACGTGACCCGGTGAAGCCTCTCGGATACGTACGTGCGGGCAGTGTCGAGGAGGCCGTCGCGGAGTTCACCGCCCGTCCTGGGGCGCGCTACCTCGGAGGCGGCACCAACCTCGTGGACCTGATGAAGCTGGGTGTGGAACGCCCCACCGCCCTCGTCGACATCAGCAGACTGCGTCTCGACACGGTGGAGGAGACCGCCGACGGCGCGCTCCGCGTCGGGGCGACCGTCCGCAACAGCGATCTCGCCGCTCATCCGCTGGTCCGCGACCGCTACCCGGTGCTCTCGCAGGCGATCCTGGCAGGCGCTT
The window above is part of the Streptomyces sp. NBC_01428 genome. Proteins encoded here:
- a CDS encoding alpha/beta fold hydrolase; the encoded protein is MTVFVLIPGAGGAAWYWHRVVSELRARGHEALAVDLDGADESSGLPEYTDAVVAAIGGRGGVVLVAQSMGGFTAPMVCARVPVGRLVFVNAMIPLPGETPGQWWGATGSEAARVAAAEAGGYSTEMDLDTYFLHDVPAEVAAGGAEHERPEAEIAFGQPCAVERWPDVPTRVLAGAEDRFFPAEFQRRVARERLGVDVETVPGGHLAALSHPGPLVDRLLGRTP
- a CDS encoding glycoside hydrolase family 19 protein, which codes for MSKRRVSSLLAALLIGTAAPVLLPATDASAASCSSYPSWVAGTSYVTGNIVRYTDGKAYIAEHDNPGYDPVISTWFWEPYACDSGPTNPSEGFVVSESQFNQMFPNRNSFYTYSGLKAALSAYPGFTNTGSDTVKKQEAAAFLANVNHETGGLVYVVEQNTANYPTYCDWSQSYGCPAGQSAYYGRGPIQLSWNFNYKAAGDALGIDLLGNPWLVQNDSAVAWKTGLWYWNTQSGPGSMTPHNAMVNGAGFGQTIRSINGSLECDGRNPSQVQSRVDAYQRFSSILGVTPGGNLYC
- a CDS encoding HAD domain-containing protein — encoded protein: MPGSPPQPPHPLLFLDVDGPLIPFGAAPSSYRTHEHGLTYAGGHANPLLARIDPEHGRRLAALPCELIWATTWMDDANACVAPLLGLPELPVMVWPEPSAVDEQDERRGLHWKTRALVDRAAGRAFVWVDDEITDVDRAWVDERHRGAALLHRVDPRQGLTERDFVTLEDWLRREASERGGR
- a CDS encoding VOC family protein, producing MGSRLNPYISFSGDARQAMTFYQDVFGGELTVHEFGAFGSDAPPGYADKVMHGMLEAPNGFVLMGADVPPGMERRTGNNFAVSLSGDDAGELSGYWEKLSAGGTVAVALEKQMWGDTFGMCTDRFGVDWMVNIAGSPGA
- a CDS encoding glycoside hydrolase family 5 protein encodes the protein MPTLRFGKYLTLASAVLLLLATAPGAVAAPAVSSAASAAPAVEATADTWQPPLSTRGRYVVDADGKRFRMKSANWDGAQGSWTGSGSTDDPANHHAGQNSHGIPLGLDRVPLPRLLGDFRQLGINSVRLPFSNEMIHATAPVPDVAVTANPELRGKTPLQVYDAVVTALTRSGFAVVLNNHTNTSRWCCGIDGNERWNSGQSTQQWTDDWVFMARRYADDPRVVGADLYNEVRRDVLDDPNWGLGEAHDWYAAAQLAADRILTEADPDLLVVIEGINWTGLPVDGLPHGRPTLTPARTLSHTLVAPHKLVYSAHFYGYTGPRHSGATGIGETHDARYQDLTRDQLAQVLHDQAFFVSDEANQHFTAPVWISEFGIGAGETGTAARAWFGNITDYFADHDADFAYWPLVGWDGHDDWSLLRYGTAGDRHGVLDQDDWRAAAWNRLMNAPSRTGSVAPVPGWDMLATDHGDQVQSLRVRAGGDWDSGASKAACPDGERLIGLGHSGVRALCTDVTAGDLRAAGDTQTVVTDERHVPQGGDWASGYTKLQCPAGDFLVGYSRRGGRTSAALCVPAAHALAGAGRTVWFDRSDNRPASASGGDFASGDYKGQCADDEYAAGIAFTTRLGSRPGPAALLCRKLS
- a CDS encoding sugar O-acetyltransferase is translated as MPPDYFADDPRSNLERMLAGDLYIADDPEIAKRQQRAMRLAAHYQAAYLEDAVGSRPILAELLGSVGEEVDLRPPLYVDYGSNITIGARTFVNYHLTALDVAPIIIGDDCQLGPNVQLLTPTHPLEPQPRRDKLEAARPITIGNNVWLGGGVIVCPGVTIGDNSVIGAGAVVTRDIPADVVAVGNPARPVREL
- a CDS encoding endonuclease produces the protein MSTKTDTKSNTDTKSKTGTKTKAGTRSDKTSSAPSDAALARALLQLQPRTYAADAGIRLRDTPAPLYQTLVLALLLSARIRADIAVAAARALFAAGLRDARSMAEASWQQRVDALGEGGYRRYDERTSTQLGEGADLLLERYGGDLRRLREEADPKKALQDVPGIGPTGADIFLRAVQGVWPEFAPYIDGKAQDGARRLGLPVSPRRLSGLVTADELPRLADGLVHAALDKALADEVRAAAEAS
- a CDS encoding DUF6343 family protein — its product is MVADDDQGRPVEPVPRSRSGVVGRHTPRTGTEPRTARSPLRLRLLLSGIFLPLFVAAAVLFGVWAGTSGPGDTPSSGALVVLAAVCAALALLAAVDLLVVTRRRRRERTARRP
- a CDS encoding DUF5133 domain-containing protein; amino-acid sequence: MLMPLPTALHRLVEEYETLLAEETLAGVTAPGPRLRDLAYTLCVSTGTREIADALTRAHAYLATAAAPPVHVRRTVTAGPAARATAALPREAERTPL
- a CDS encoding SigB/SigF/SigG family RNA polymerase sigma factor, whose translation is MTTARPQTHDASVPLSVAARRHHDDSPEATALFERLVALDDGPERDAVRDELVALWLPMAHRIAGRFRDRGEAMEDLRQVAALGLVKAVDRFDPARGAFESYAVPTITGEVKRHFRDRMWALRVPRRVQDLRNRVRVARRDLLERPGTKEPTPAELAAHTGLTEEEVAAGLEALESFSTLSLDAELATGDDGYSLGDTLGESDSSFDVVVDREAAKNELRRLPERERAILYMRFFEDMTQSGIADRLGISQMHVSRLITRSCAQVRDEALGQFSRSRSTS
- a CDS encoding DNA polymerase ligase N-terminal domain-containing protein, whose amino-acid sequence is MADHDALGRYRGKRDFTRTGEPRGGGAGGDEEPHFVVQIHDARRLHFDFRLQVGDVLKSWAVPKGPSTDPKDKRLAVPTEDHPLEYEDFEGVIARGEYGGGTVIVWDHGTYRPRSHDRRGKPVPFDESLDHGHATFWLNGSKLRGEYALTRFRGGEDGGDEEAWLLVKAKDDHAETGHGTPDPHRARSAHSGRTLRQVADEAAES
- a CDS encoding (2Fe-2S)-binding protein, with the translated sequence MNSGSARGTAPPPDRHESEITLRVNGAPHTLTVDHRSVLLDVLRERLGLVGAKRGCDHGQCGACTVLVDDRRANSCLLPAVAQDGCRITTIEGLSGDSEDLHPLQRAFVDRDALQCGYCTPGQICSAVGALGEAEAGHPSHVTDPASPSGRSVPMGRDEIRERMSGNLCRCGAYPHIVEAIEDVTR